Proteins encoded in a region of the Vibrio ponticus genome:
- the lolA gene encoding outer membrane lipoprotein chaperone LolA: MKKALVLLLASFSVWASPQQELSERLQLTDGFSADFAQRVTSPEGDVVMEGQGEVEIARPSLFRWTTTLPDENVLVSDGKTLWYYSPFIEQVSIYWQEQATEQTPFVLLTRNRASDWDNYNVVQQGDTFTLTPTAVDSNQGQFRLEINDKGAVKGFSVIEQDGQTSAFTFSNIDLSKPKANRFTFTIPEGVEVDDQRN; this comes from the coding sequence ATGAAGAAAGCACTAGTATTACTTTTGGCGAGCTTTTCCGTCTGGGCATCTCCGCAACAAGAGTTGAGTGAACGTTTACAATTGACCGATGGCTTTAGTGCTGATTTCGCACAGCGTGTCACTAGCCCAGAAGGCGATGTGGTGATGGAAGGTCAAGGCGAAGTCGAAATCGCTCGTCCAAGCTTGTTCCGTTGGACGACAACGCTACCGGATGAGAACGTATTGGTTTCGGATGGCAAAACCTTGTGGTACTACAGCCCGTTTATTGAGCAAGTCAGTATTTACTGGCAGGAGCAAGCGACAGAGCAAACGCCATTTGTTCTGCTGACTCGCAACCGTGCGAGCGATTGGGATAACTACAATGTGGTGCAACAAGGTGACACCTTTACCTTGACGCCAACCGCGGTTGATAGCAATCAAGGTCAGTTTAGATTAGAGATTAACGATAAAGGTGCAGTGAAAGGCTTTAGTGTGATTGAACAAGATGGTCAAACAAGTGCCTTTACCTTCTCTAATATTGATTTAAGTAAACCAAAGGCTAATCGCTTCACCTTTACCATTCCTGAGGGTGTTGAGGTTGATGACCAAAGGAACTAA
- a CDS encoding SEC-C metal-binding domain-containing protein: protein MNYQLIALTDTQCQESQLFIEGVTLAANMATKPLQPEEWLEQVFGDNAEQLNKPVVGQINHQYSFLKRNEYSLLDLVAGDNQAENLADFAEGFMSLWPTIENQWLETNISDGTLRMLHAMLTTFMLAIDEEQTRTEMQQAGIETPPTLADFIEQLDLMINEVAQAADEALVGAKGQSVNPYKEVGRNDPCTCGSGKKFKQCCGK, encoded by the coding sequence ATGAATTACCAACTTATTGCTTTAACTGATACACAATGCCAAGAATCTCAGCTGTTTATTGAAGGGGTTACCCTCGCTGCCAATATGGCGACGAAACCTTTGCAGCCAGAAGAGTGGCTAGAGCAAGTGTTTGGTGATAATGCTGAGCAGCTAAATAAGCCAGTGGTTGGACAAATCAATCACCAATACAGTTTTTTAAAACGCAATGAATACTCATTGCTTGATTTAGTTGCCGGTGACAACCAAGCTGAAAACTTAGCGGATTTTGCAGAAGGCTTCATGTCGCTATGGCCTACGATTGAAAATCAGTGGCTAGAGACCAATATTAGTGATGGCACTCTGCGCATGCTGCATGCCATGTTGACGACGTTTATGCTGGCAATTGATGAAGAGCAGACGCGCACTGAAATGCAACAAGCAGGTATCGAAACGCCTCCGACGCTTGCGGATTTTATTGAGCAGTTAGATTTGATGATCAACGAAGTGGCTCAAGCGGCTGATGAAGCTTTAGTTGGTGCGAAAGGTCAAAGTGTTAACCCATATAAAGAAGTTGGGCGTAATGACCCTTGTACTTGTGGTAGCGGCAAGAAATTTAAACAGTGCTGCGGAAAGTAG
- a CDS encoding type II secretion system protein: MKNNKNSGFTLIELVVVIVILALLAVVALPRFTSFTREAHEARADGAFSSFASAVQLFHSKWLTQGEPEPTETVDYGNNDIHPSITGYPISVGDNQPPTDSDYPVNGEDCVDLWHALTNNDLTIRSLSGTGVILPSDTDIVSWYRGKHECTYYYTSGFAEDEHMPSMFYSPITGDITFGRTRNNTPTAP; encoded by the coding sequence ATGAAAAACAATAAAAATTCTGGTTTTACGTTAATCGAGCTAGTGGTCGTTATCGTCATCTTAGCGCTATTAGCGGTTGTCGCATTACCAAGGTTTACCAGCTTTACACGTGAAGCGCATGAAGCACGTGCAGACGGTGCTTTTTCAAGTTTCGCCAGTGCCGTCCAATTGTTTCATTCAAAATGGCTTACGCAAGGAGAGCCAGAGCCAACAGAGACTGTTGATTATGGAAATAACGATATTCACCCCTCAATTACGGGATATCCTATTTCCGTAGGGGATAATCAACCTCCTACAGACTCAGATTACCCGGTCAATGGCGAGGACTGCGTAGATTTATGGCATGCTTTAACAAATAATGACCTCACTATCCGATCCTTAAGCGGCACAGGGGTAATCTTACCTTCAGATACAGATATCGTATCTTGGTACCGTGGTAAACATGAATGCACCTATTACTACACTTCTGGGTTTGCCGAGGATGAACACATGCCAAGCATGTTTTACTCACCGATTACCGGCGATATCACTTTTGGCAGAACCCGTAACAATACTCCCACTGCCCCTTAA
- the dusC gene encoding tRNA dihydrouridine(16) synthase DusC, giving the protein MRVVLGPMEGVLDHLMREILTDINDYDLCVTEFVRVVDQRLPEHVFKRLCPELDQGSQTKSGVPVHVQLLGQDPHWMAENAVMAAELGARGIDLNFGCPAKLVNKSKGGAALLQHPELIHRVVKACRDAVDDTIPVTAKIRLGWENPDDCFEIVSAIESAGANELTVHARTKEGGYKASEIKWDYINQIRQRSSIPLIANGEIWNYQDGQNCIATTGVDSLMVCRGAFNVPNLGNVVKHNATVMPWSEVVELMLVYSQYEIKGDKGLYYPNRIKQWFAYLRNQYPEAAELFREIRTFNKAAPIVEHLQRYRDQLVAA; this is encoded by the coding sequence ATGCGAGTAGTTTTGGGCCCTATGGAGGGCGTTTTAGATCACCTAATGCGTGAGATCCTTACAGACATCAATGACTACGACTTGTGTGTCACTGAGTTTGTGCGCGTGGTCGACCAACGTTTACCAGAACACGTATTTAAACGTCTTTGCCCTGAGCTCGACCAAGGTTCTCAAACCAAGTCAGGGGTACCTGTACACGTGCAATTGCTTGGTCAAGACCCACACTGGATGGCAGAGAATGCGGTAATGGCAGCTGAGCTGGGTGCGAGAGGTATCGACCTTAACTTTGGCTGCCCTGCCAAACTGGTGAACAAGAGCAAAGGTGGCGCGGCGCTATTGCAACACCCTGAATTAATTCATCGCGTGGTCAAAGCGTGTCGTGATGCAGTGGATGATACGATTCCAGTAACGGCGAAAATTCGCCTTGGCTGGGAAAACCCAGATGACTGTTTTGAAATCGTAAGTGCTATCGAATCAGCAGGTGCGAATGAGCTGACGGTGCATGCTCGCACTAAAGAAGGCGGTTACAAGGCAAGTGAAATCAAATGGGATTACATCAACCAAATTCGTCAACGCAGCTCTATTCCACTCATCGCTAATGGTGAGATTTGGAATTATCAAGATGGTCAGAACTGCATTGCCACGACCGGTGTCGATTCACTGATGGTATGTCGCGGCGCATTCAATGTGCCAAACCTTGGCAATGTGGTGAAACATAACGCCACGGTGATGCCATGGTCGGAAGTTGTCGAATTGATGTTGGTCTATTCACAATACGAAATCAAAGGCGACAAAGGGCTCTACTACCCGAACCGTATTAAACAATGGTTCGCTTACTTGCGTAACCAATACCCAGAAGCTGCCGAGTTATTCCGCGAAATTCGCACCTTCAATAAAGCTGCGCCGATCGTTGAGCATCTGCAACGCTACCGCGATCAACTCGTCGCCGCATAA
- a CDS encoding ABC transporter ATP-binding protein → MIRLEDIQVTFNPGTILENRALKGVYLEVPEHQFLTVIGSNGAGKSTLLGAVTGETPMVGGRVLIDDQDVTRQTVAQRATQCARVFQDPLAGTCGDLTIEENMALAYMRGKRRGWSHSLSSKRRQLFQERISILGLGLEDRLGDNIGLLSGGQRQAVSLVMATLSDSKLLLLDEHTAALDPRMAAFIIDLTKRIVQEFNLTVMMVTHSMKDALACGDRTVMLHQGEIVLDVAGEQRANMGVPDLLEMFSKVRGEELADDSLLLN, encoded by the coding sequence ATGATTCGGTTAGAAGATATTCAAGTTACTTTTAATCCCGGTACAATCTTGGAAAATCGTGCGCTAAAAGGCGTCTACTTGGAGGTTCCGGAGCATCAGTTTCTTACCGTTATTGGCTCTAATGGCGCGGGTAAATCGACGCTATTGGGTGCGGTTACTGGAGAGACGCCGATGGTGGGCGGACGAGTACTGATTGATGATCAAGATGTGACTCGACAAACCGTAGCTCAGCGAGCGACACAATGTGCCAGGGTGTTTCAAGACCCTCTTGCGGGTACTTGCGGTGATTTAACCATTGAAGAGAATATGGCGCTGGCTTACATGCGCGGTAAACGTCGTGGCTGGAGTCACTCACTTTCGTCTAAGCGTCGTCAGTTGTTTCAAGAACGCATCAGTATTCTTGGCTTAGGTCTAGAAGATCGTTTGGGTGATAACATTGGCTTATTGTCGGGTGGGCAACGTCAGGCAGTCAGTCTCGTAATGGCGACGCTTTCAGACAGTAAGTTATTGCTACTTGATGAGCATACAGCGGCGCTCGACCCTCGCATGGCAGCGTTTATTATCGATCTCACTAAACGAATCGTGCAGGAGTTTAATCTTACAGTGATGATGGTAACTCACTCAATGAAAGATGCATTAGCTTGTGGTGACCGCACGGTGATGTTGCACCAAGGTGAGATTGTTCTTGATGTTGCCGGTGAACAACGCGCCAATATGGGTGTACCTGACTTGTTAGAGATGTTCTCTAAAGTGCGGGGTGAAGAGCTGGCGGATGATAGTCTGCTGTTGAATTAG
- a CDS encoding ABC transporter permease — protein sequence MSAFAFFGALEIGLVYGLVALGVYLTFRVLDFPDLSVDGSFPMGAAVAATAIVAGIDPWVATGMAIIAGAMTGWVTAFLAVKCGILHLLASILTMIAAFSINIRIMGRPNMALLGEETILTPFETLGDPVLIRPLVVGVLVLSSAWFVVRLLNSDFGLGLRATGVNARMVSAQGASTSFYTYFGLALSNGFVGFAGALFAQTNSFADVTSGVGTIVVGLAAVILGQTLIPGRKIWVAVVAVIVGSVLYRLAVAFALSTGMFGLQASDLNLVTAVLVAFALIAPKVRSHLRAKKPIKVSASNRQSSSQNKGSGEAV from the coding sequence ATGTCTGCTTTTGCTTTTTTTGGTGCGCTTGAAATAGGTCTGGTTTATGGCTTGGTCGCGTTGGGTGTTTACCTAACGTTTCGCGTACTTGATTTTCCTGACTTGAGTGTCGATGGCAGCTTCCCAATGGGTGCTGCAGTGGCTGCAACCGCGATTGTTGCAGGTATTGACCCTTGGGTTGCTACAGGCATGGCGATAATTGCTGGTGCGATGACAGGCTGGGTGACGGCGTTTCTTGCAGTGAAATGCGGAATATTGCACCTTTTAGCCTCAATTCTCACCATGATCGCGGCATTTTCTATCAATATTCGTATTATGGGGCGTCCTAATATGGCGCTGCTTGGTGAAGAAACTATCCTTACTCCATTTGAAACCTTGGGTGATCCAGTACTTATTCGTCCGCTGGTGGTTGGTGTATTGGTGTTGAGTTCCGCTTGGTTTGTGGTGCGTCTACTTAACAGTGACTTCGGTTTAGGCTTACGTGCCACAGGCGTCAATGCGCGCATGGTTTCGGCGCAGGGTGCCAGTACTTCTTTCTATACCTACTTTGGCTTGGCATTATCCAATGGTTTCGTTGGTTTTGCCGGTGCGTTATTTGCACAAACTAACAGCTTTGCTGATGTGACCTCTGGGGTGGGGACGATAGTAGTCGGTCTAGCCGCGGTGATCTTGGGTCAAACCTTGATCCCAGGTCGCAAGATCTGGGTTGCTGTTGTGGCGGTTATCGTCGGTTCAGTGCTGTATCGTCTCGCGGTCGCGTTCGCGCTCAGTACCGGAATGTTTGGTTTGCAAGCCTCAGACTTGAATTTAGTCACCGCCGTCTTGGTCGCGTTTGCGCTGATAGCACCTAAGGTGAGGAGCCATCTTCGAGCAAAAAAGCCAATTAAGGTTAGCGCTTCAAATCGTCAAAGCAGTAGCCAAAATAAAGGATCAGGAGAAGCGGTATGA
- a CDS encoding ABC transporter substrate-binding protein: MKAGKAIATAVLAGVALLSSNSIMAKTAKVAVSQIVEHPALDATRQGLVDGLKAKGYEQGKNLEFDYKTAQGNPAIAVQIARQYVGERPDVLVGIATPTAQALVSATRDIPVVFTAVTDPVGAKLVSQMEQPGKNVTGLSDLSPVGQHVELIKEILPNVKSIGVVFNPGEANAVTLVELLKENAKKQGIEVVEATALKSADVQSATQAIAAKSDVIYAPTDNTVASAIEGMIVAANQAKTPVLGGATSYVEKGAIASLGFDYYQVGVQTADYVAAIIEGKQPGTLDVKVAKGSDLVVNTGAASKLGIEIPQSVLDRATKSVK; the protein is encoded by the coding sequence ATGAAAGCAGGCAAAGCAATTGCAACCGCCGTTCTTGCAGGTGTAGCACTACTATCTTCCAACAGCATTATGGCGAAAACGGCTAAAGTGGCTGTTTCTCAAATTGTCGAACACCCAGCATTGGATGCGACTCGTCAAGGTCTAGTTGATGGCTTAAAGGCGAAAGGGTACGAACAAGGTAAAAATCTCGAGTTTGATTATAAGACTGCGCAAGGTAACCCAGCAATCGCGGTACAAATCGCGCGTCAATATGTGGGCGAAAGACCGGACGTTTTAGTTGGTATCGCGACACCAACAGCGCAAGCTTTAGTGTCGGCAACCCGCGATATTCCAGTGGTCTTTACGGCGGTGACCGATCCTGTTGGTGCTAAGCTGGTGAGCCAAATGGAGCAACCGGGCAAGAACGTGACGGGTCTGTCGGATCTTTCTCCAGTTGGACAGCACGTTGAATTGATTAAAGAGATCTTACCGAATGTGAAATCAATCGGTGTGGTGTTTAACCCAGGCGAAGCCAATGCCGTGACTTTGGTTGAACTATTGAAAGAAAACGCGAAAAAACAAGGTATTGAAGTGGTTGAAGCGACGGCGCTGAAAAGTGCTGATGTTCAATCAGCGACTCAAGCGATTGCGGCAAAATCGGATGTGATTTACGCGCCTACGGATAATACAGTGGCGAGTGCGATTGAAGGTATGATCGTCGCCGCTAACCAAGCGAAAACTCCGGTACTCGGCGGTGCAACTTCTTATGTTGAAAAAGGGGCGATCGCGAGCCTAGGTTTTGATTACTACCAAGTAGGCGTGCAAACGGCAGACTACGTGGCAGCGATTATTGAAGGCAAACAGCCAGGCACACTCGACGTTAAAGTGGCGAAGGGTTCTGATTTAGTGGTGAACACAGGGGCAGCCAGCAAGCTGGGTATTGAGATCCCTCAATCTGTTCTAGACCGCGCAACCAAAAGCGTTAAATAA
- a CDS encoding methyltransferase, producing the protein MLTSFQFIDSYLTEHQQFWRFEPFLVSEQSQLPWLSEQPALCQWLDSLTPEQIEEYKQHFDRLVLACQPFFPSLNAFLKQQQLNMLPLTGLQLERGIDSGVPGRKLEQIVAMGESALQAESGSEWLEWCSGKGFLGRILASQSQQKVTSFEYQQALCEAGQIEADKQGLPMQFVQGDAFAAESEQVFNINQHAVALHACGDLHVSLINKAVKHHLPAMSISPCCYHLIQAERYQALSDAAQQSVLNLTKQELRIPLQELVTGGERVKRHRFEEMSYRLAFDILLRETLGYQHYLPIPSIKKSQLGEGFAAFCLWAAKQKSIELPQFDADEYLAKGEARFWRMEKLSLIQQLFKRGIELWLVLDKALYLEQHGYSVAISEFCSREVSPRNILLQAKKLS; encoded by the coding sequence ATGCTCACATCATTTCAATTTATTGATTCTTACCTGACTGAACACCAACAATTTTGGCGCTTTGAGCCATTTTTGGTTTCTGAGCAGTCGCAACTTCCTTGGTTATCAGAACAGCCTGCATTATGTCAGTGGTTAGATTCGCTCACGCCTGAACAAATTGAAGAGTATAAGCAGCACTTTGATCGACTCGTATTGGCGTGCCAGCCATTTTTTCCAAGTCTAAATGCCTTTCTTAAACAACAGCAGTTGAATATGTTGCCGTTAACTGGGCTGCAATTAGAGCGCGGAATTGATTCAGGTGTACCGGGGCGCAAGCTTGAGCAAATCGTCGCAATGGGTGAATCTGCTTTACAAGCGGAAAGTGGTAGCGAGTGGCTTGAGTGGTGCTCGGGGAAAGGTTTCCTTGGGCGAATTCTTGCCAGCCAAAGCCAACAAAAGGTCACCAGTTTTGAGTATCAACAAGCACTGTGTGAAGCGGGGCAGATTGAGGCGGATAAGCAAGGTTTGCCAATGCAATTTGTGCAAGGTGATGCGTTTGCTGCTGAATCTGAGCAAGTCTTCAACATCAATCAACATGCGGTTGCTTTGCATGCCTGTGGCGACCTTCATGTCAGCCTGATAAATAAAGCGGTAAAGCATCATTTACCTGCGATGAGCATTTCACCTTGCTGTTACCATCTCATTCAAGCGGAGCGTTATCAAGCCCTCTCGGATGCGGCACAACAATCGGTTTTGAATCTGACGAAACAAGAGTTGCGCATTCCTTTGCAAGAGTTAGTCACTGGCGGTGAGCGAGTTAAACGCCATCGTTTTGAGGAGATGAGCTATCGTTTGGCTTTCGATATCCTGCTGCGCGAAACGCTCGGTTATCAGCACTATCTGCCAATCCCAAGCATTAAGAAGTCGCAACTTGGTGAGGGCTTTGCTGCATTTTGCCTTTGGGCGGCAAAGCAAAAATCAATCGAGTTACCACAGTTTGATGCTGATGAGTATTTAGCTAAAGGTGAGGCGCGCTTTTGGCGCATGGAAAAGCTCAGTTTAATTCAGCAATTGTTTAAGCGTGGTATTGAGCTTTGGTTAGTTCTCGATAAGGCGCTTTATCTCGAACAGCATGGCTATTCTGTGGCTATCAGTGAGTTTTGTAGCCGAGAAGTCTCACCGCGCAATATATTGTTGCAGGCGAAAAAACTGAGTTAA
- the cysB gene encoding HTH-type transcriptional regulator CysB yields MKLQQLKYIVEVVNHNLNVSATAESLYTSQPGISKQVRLLEDELGIQIFERSGKHLTQVTSAGEDIIRISQEILARVESIKAVAGEHTHPEMGTLNISTTHTQARYALPDVIKGFTARYPKVSLHMHQGTPSQMSEAIAKGTANFAIATEALHLYQDAVMLPCYHWNRSIVVPKDHALAQKTQITIEDLASYPLVTYVFGFTGHSELDTAFNKVGLTPRVVFTATDADVIKTYVRMGMGVGVIASMAIDSDQDDDLVAIDASHIFGASTTSIGFRRGTFLRSYMFDFMERFAPHLTRPVVEQALSLKSNAEIEEMFKDIVLPVR; encoded by the coding sequence ATGAAGTTACAACAACTGAAGTACATTGTTGAAGTCGTCAACCATAATTTAAACGTCTCTGCGACGGCGGAGAGTTTGTACACTTCGCAACCTGGTATCAGTAAACAGGTTCGGTTGCTGGAAGATGAATTAGGCATCCAAATTTTTGAGCGTAGCGGCAAGCACCTGACACAAGTGACCTCTGCCGGTGAAGATATTATTCGCATTTCGCAAGAGATCCTGGCACGTGTGGAAAGCATTAAAGCCGTTGCAGGTGAGCACACTCACCCTGAAATGGGCACGTTGAATATCTCGACCACGCATACTCAAGCCCGTTATGCCTTGCCTGATGTTATCAAAGGCTTTACCGCGCGTTATCCAAAAGTTTCGCTACACATGCACCAAGGCACGCCGAGCCAAATGTCAGAAGCGATTGCTAAAGGCACGGCAAACTTTGCTATTGCAACCGAAGCACTCCACCTTTACCAAGATGCTGTGATGCTACCTTGTTACCATTGGAATCGTTCAATAGTGGTGCCGAAAGATCATGCATTGGCGCAAAAAACACAAATCACGATTGAAGATCTTGCCAGTTACCCATTGGTGACTTATGTCTTCGGCTTTACTGGGCACTCTGAGCTTGATACCGCGTTTAATAAAGTGGGCTTAACGCCACGTGTGGTGTTTACTGCTACCGATGCCGATGTGATTAAAACCTATGTACGTATGGGCATGGGGGTTGGTGTGATCGCGAGTATGGCGATTGATAGTGATCAAGATGATGATTTAGTTGCAATTGATGCCAGCCACATTTTTGGTGCGAGTACCACCAGTATCGGCTTCCGTCGCGGTACTTTCTTGCGTTCTTACATGTTCGATTTTATGGAGCGTTTTGCTCCGCATTTGACCCGTCCAGTGGTGGAGCAGGCATTATCGCTAAAATCTAATGCTGAGATCGAAGAGATGTTCAAAGACATCGTCTTGCCAGTACGATAA
- a CDS encoding DNA repair protein, whose amino-acid sequence MNIGLIIALVAILLVLVLGYNMILQYNAKIATAKKQESARYIAIIDATEELIGHAHHMPYSKNLLLCLNNRILDAVQNMYELDPKNKQLEQRVEHVKQQIENLKENFQNGESAVFKAPSNDKQALVMLKLVKRLRDTIRNEHNKGRFDTEAYVAENARLETIQIRINIENVIKRSNDAIVRGQPGTAIQLLRKGLHVLSTKDDPYSIQARDKLQSMYDDIEKRRQTQSASEQQQIVDKQREEDMDALFGEKKKW is encoded by the coding sequence ATGAATATTGGTTTAATCATTGCTCTAGTTGCGATTTTGTTGGTCCTCGTACTGGGCTATAACATGATTTTGCAATACAACGCGAAAATCGCTACCGCTAAAAAGCAAGAAAGTGCGCGATACATTGCCATTATCGATGCCACTGAAGAACTGATCGGTCATGCTCATCACATGCCATACAGTAAAAACCTTTTACTGTGTTTGAACAACCGCATCTTAGATGCGGTACAAAACATGTACGAGCTTGATCCTAAAAACAAACAGCTTGAACAACGTGTTGAGCACGTTAAACAGCAGATAGAAAACTTGAAAGAGAACTTTCAGAATGGTGAAAGTGCGGTTTTCAAAGCGCCGAGTAACGACAAACAAGCGTTGGTGATGTTAAAGCTGGTCAAACGCCTGCGTGATACCATTCGCAATGAACACAACAAAGGTCGTTTCGATACTGAAGCTTATGTCGCGGAAAATGCGCGTCTCGAAACCATCCAAATTCGTATCAATATTGAAAACGTGATTAAGCGTTCGAATGATGCCATCGTACGAGGACAACCGGGCACCGCTATCCAGCTGCTGCGTAAAGGGTTGCATGTACTGAGCACTAAAGACGATCCTTACTCAATTCAAGCACGTGACAAGCTGCAATCAATGTATGACGATATTGAAAAACGTCGTCAAACACAAAGCGCTTCCGAGCAGCAACAAATTGTCGATAAGCAGCGTGAAGAAGATATGGATGCGCTCTTTGGTGAAAAGAAAAAGTGGTAA
- the miaE gene encoding tRNA isopentenyl-2-thiomethyl-A-37 hydroxylase MiaE translates to MRPFLLASKVMLEQYKQLLEPINQFLQCSTPDEWIEEARKPENLSTVLIDHLLCELKAGQSAMYLIRKYAVDKSSAHNLLDWFKPYEDFAYRDIGSLATLKGKSNISKSIMAKSDSPYSQDLIDKMVLLIKEELHHFYQVLEIMDSRGIEYHPIPASRYAKGLLSKMATHEPQTLIDKLIIGAYIEARSCERFAKLAPYMEEDIAKFYISLLRSEARHYQDYLVLAEEIAGKDISDRVAMFGQVEAALISTADQDFKFHSGVPMTA, encoded by the coding sequence ATGCGACCTTTTTTGTTAGCCAGTAAAGTCATGCTAGAACAATACAAACAACTACTCGAACCCATTAATCAATTTCTGCAATGCTCAACGCCAGATGAATGGATTGAAGAAGCGCGTAAGCCTGAAAACCTCTCCACTGTTTTGATCGACCACTTACTTTGTGAACTCAAAGCAGGTCAATCGGCTATGTACCTAATCCGCAAATATGCCGTGGATAAAAGCAGTGCTCATAACCTGTTGGACTGGTTTAAGCCTTACGAAGACTTCGCTTACCGGGACATTGGTTCACTTGCCACCCTCAAAGGTAAAAGCAACATTTCCAAATCTATTATGGCGAAATCCGATTCACCATATAGCCAAGATTTGATTGATAAAATGGTGCTGCTCATCAAAGAAGAGCTGCATCACTTCTACCAAGTGCTCGAAATCATGGATAGTCGTGGAATCGAATACCACCCTATTCCTGCTAGCCGTTATGCGAAAGGTTTATTGTCAAAAATGGCAACCCATGAGCCGCAAACGCTCATCGATAAGCTGATCATTGGCGCTTATATTGAAGCGCGATCTTGTGAACGCTTTGCGAAGCTAGCGCCATACATGGAAGAAGATATCGCCAAGTTCTATATCTCGCTACTACGCTCAGAAGCAAGACATTATCAAGATTACCTCGTGCTCGCGGAGGAAATCGCGGGTAAAGATATCTCGGACCGCGTCGCGATGTTCGGACAAGTGGAAGCTGCACTTATCTCTACAGCGGATCAGGATTTCAAGTTCCATAGTGGCGTGCCGATGACGGCTTAA
- the pyrF gene encoding orotidine-5'-phosphate decarboxylase, with protein sequence MIDQKVIVALDYDNKADALAFVDRIDPASCRLKVGKEMFTLFGPDFVKELHQRGFSVFLDLKFHDIPNTCSKAVRAAAEMGVWMVNVHASGGERMMAASREILEPYGKDRPLLIGVTVLTSMEQPDLAGIGLDMAAKDQVIRLANLTKNAGLDGVVCSAHESSMLKAELGQEFKLITPGIRPAGADQGDQKRIMTPVEAIQAGSDYLVIGRPITQAADPAAVLAAINATLA encoded by the coding sequence ATGATCGACCAAAAAGTCATCGTAGCACTGGATTATGACAATAAAGCGGATGCCTTAGCTTTTGTTGACCGTATTGACCCTGCGTCATGCCGTTTGAAAGTAGGCAAAGAGATGTTCACTCTGTTTGGTCCTGATTTCGTCAAAGAGCTTCACCAACGTGGTTTCTCGGTATTCCTAGATCTGAAATTCCATGATATTCCAAATACATGTTCTAAAGCGGTACGCGCAGCGGCTGAGATGGGTGTTTGGATGGTTAACGTTCACGCCAGTGGTGGTGAGCGTATGATGGCAGCATCTCGTGAGATTCTAGAACCTTACGGTAAAGACCGTCCACTACTGATTGGTGTGACAGTGCTAACCAGCATGGAACAGCCAGATCTAGCGGGTATCGGTTTGGATATGGCGGCAAAAGATCAAGTAATTCGTCTAGCAAACCTGACTAAGAATGCCGGACTTGACGGTGTAGTGTGTTCAGCACATGAGTCTTCAATGTTAAAAGCTGAATTGGGTCAAGAGTTCAAGTTGATCACACCAGGAATTCGTCCAGCAGGTGCTGATCAAGGCGACCAAAAACGTATCATGACACCAGTAGAAGCGATTCAAGCGGGCTCTGATTACCTAGTTATCGGTCGTCCAATTACTCAAGCGGCAGATCCAGCTGCGGTTCTAGCGGCAATCAACGCGACACTGGCGTAA